In Pirellulales bacterium, the sequence CAAGGCGCTAACACAACCAGCCACCTACGAACGGGGCCAGCCGCACACGAATGCACCAGCCGCACATATGGCAACGATTTCAATGAATTCACCGCGGCCGAATCCCGCTCAGCCAGATCATGTCGCCGTGCTGACGCCGGCAGGACGCGGGGCGGTTGCGTCGTTGAACGCCAGCGGTCCAACGGCGGCCCAAGTCGTCCAGCGACATTTCCAGCCGCATACTGCGGCGGGGAAAGCTCGACTTGCGCCGGGCCGAATCCATGTCGGCCTCTGGCGATCCGCGATTCCGGCCGAAACGGCTGCCGCGCTCGAAGCGGCGGAGGAAGTCGTCGTTTGCCGGCTCGAGTCGGAGCGGTTCGAAGTGCATTGCCATGGCGGCTCGGCCGCAGCACAACGAATCGTAGCCGATTTCTTGCACGACGGCTGTGCGCTGATCCCTTGGCACGACTGGATCGCGCTCGACGAATCGGATCCGATTCGAGCCGCCGCGCGCCGGCTGTTGACCAGCGCCCAAACCGAGCGGACGGCGATGATCCTGCTCGACCAATACAACGGCGCTCTCGCCGCCGCCCTGGCCGAGATCGAAGCGGCGCTGAACACGAATTCCATGGATGTCGCGATCTCGCAGATCGACAAGCTATTGGCGCGGGCCGGCGTCGGATTGCACTTGGTCACGCCCTGGAAGGTGGTCCTCGCCGGGCCGCCGAACGCCGGCAAAAGCAGCCTGATCAACGCCCTGGTCGGTTATCAGCGGTCGATCGTTCACAGCCTGCCGGGCACCACGCGCGACGCCCTGACCGCCGCTGCCGCTCTGGACGGTTGGCCCGTGGAGCTGATCGACACGGCGGGCCTGCGAATCTCCGCCGATCCATTGGAGGTCGCCGGCATCGCCCGAGCGCGGCAACAAATTGCCGCTGCCGACACAACGCTGTTGATCTTCGACGCCGCACAGCCCTGGAGCGACGAATCGGCAGCACTTGCAGACGAATATCCGCGAGCGACGATCCTCCACAACAAGATCGATCTGTTGGCACGGCGATCGGCCGGCGATGCACGACAAGTCGCCTTGACCGATCGCCCTCAGGGAATCGCCACCAGTGCGCTCGACGGCCAAGGAATTAGCACATTGATCCGCGAAACAATCCACCGGCTGATCCGGAGCGAACCGCCGCCCGGCGCCGCGGTGCCGTTCATGGCAAGCCATATCGAAGCACTGCGCGAGGCAAAAGGCCGTGCCCAGCGCACCCTTCGCCCGCAACCAACGTAGCAGGCACACTCCGTGTGCCGTCTGCCAAACACTGTGCCCACCACCCCGCGGAGCGCCAACACCCTTCGCCGGCAACTAACGTAGCAGGCACACTCCGTGTGCCGTCTGCCAAACACTGTGCCCACCACCCCGCGGAGCGCCAACAGCACACGGAGTGTGCCGGCTACGATTGAGCCCCTCTCGCCGCGCGTTGCAAGGATTTCAAACGTTCGTCGCACGGGTGGCGCGCCGTGCTTGCAGTGCAGTTTCTCTTTACACGGATGCCGGGCTTCACTATTCTCCCGCTCCCGTGTGCATCTGA encodes:
- a CDS encoding GTPase; amino-acid sequence: MATISMNSPRPNPAQPDHVAVLTPAGRGAVASLNASGPTAAQVVQRHFQPHTAAGKARLAPGRIHVGLWRSAIPAETAAALEAAEEVVVCRLESERFEVHCHGGSAAAQRIVADFLHDGCALIPWHDWIALDESDPIRAAARRLLTSAQTERTAMILLDQYNGALAAALAEIEAALNTNSMDVAISQIDKLLARAGVGLHLVTPWKVVLAGPPNAGKSSLINALVGYQRSIVHSLPGTTRDALTAAAALDGWPVELIDTAGLRISADPLEVAGIARARQQIAAADTTLLIFDAAQPWSDESAALADEYPRATILHNKIDLLARRSAGDARQVALTDRPQGIATSALDGQGISTLIRETIHRLIRSEPPPGAAVPFMASHIEALREAKGRAQRTLRPQPT